A region of the Microbulbifer pacificus genome:
GGAATCGCGGAGCTGGACTGGGTGACCAGGGCTTTCAGAACGGCAACGTTGGCGCTCGCACTGCCGCTGTCGCTGATGGCCTTGGCAGCGCGGTCCAGGTCTTCCTTGGCCTTGCCGATGGTGGCGTGACCGTAGATCGGCCAGGTAAGTTTTTCGCCGATGTAGGTGTAGGCAACGGTTTTGCAGTCGTCCGCCAGTACACCGGCGTCGTTCAAGGCCTGCATCCACAGTTCCCAGTCTTCACCGCCCATCACTTTGACGGTGGCCGCGATCTCTTCTTCGTTCGCTGGATCAACACTGATGTCAGAAATTTCCAGCTTGTCGGTGTTGAGGTTTTTCGCGGTGTAGGACTTGCCGATGGGCTTCAACACGGAGCTGTACAGTTCACCGGTTTTGGGGTCGGTACGACGCGGAGACGCGAGGCTGTATATCACCAGGTCAATTTTGCCGAGGTCTTTTTTGATGAAGTCGATGGCCTGGGCTTTGATTTCGTCAGAGAAGGCGTCGCCGTTGATGCTTTTGGCATACAGGCCGGCTTTGTGGGCCTCTTCTTCGAAGGCGGCGGAATTGTAGTAACCGGCAGACGCAGTGCGCTTATCGGTCGGCGGTTTTTCGAAAAATACACCGAGGGTGTTGGCACCACAGCCGAAAGCGGCGGTGATGCGGGAGGCGAGGCCGTAACCGGTGGAAGCACCTACCACGAGAACATTCTTGGGACCGTTTTCGATGGCGGGCTGAGATTTGATGTATTCGATCTGCTCGCGCACATTGGCAGCGCAGCCCTGCGGGTGGGCGTTGGTACAGATGAATCCGCGAACTTTCGGCTGGATGATCATGCCGGGCTCTCTCCGTTGGGTGATTCTTCGTTGGGGGGACCGCTGAAAAACGTAGCGAGCGGGTGGCTGGTGGTGGCCGCCGGAGCGGAGCAACCGGAGCGTACTGAAGTACGTGAGGATTGCGAGCACCGCCGGACGCCGCCAGGCGCACGCGCAGTAGTTTTTCAGTGGTACCCATAGATGGCCGACTGACCGGCCATTAAAGCCGCACATTCTAATGGCGTTTGGAGGCAACTCCCAGAGTGGCAGGTCACGATACGGGAATTTCGCG
Encoded here:
- the fabV gene encoding enoyl-ACP reductase FabV, translating into MIIQPKVRGFICTNAHPQGCAANVREQIEYIKSQPAIENGPKNVLVVGASTGYGLASRITAAFGCGANTLGVFFEKPPTDKRTASAGYYNSAAFEEEAHKAGLYAKSINGDAFSDEIKAQAIDFIKKDLGKIDLVIYSLASPRRTDPKTGELYSSVLKPIGKSYTAKNLNTDKLEISDISVDPANEEEIAATVKVMGGEDWELWMQALNDAGVLADDCKTVAYTYIGEKLTWPIYGHATIGKAKEDLDRAAKAISDSGSASANVAVLKALVTQSSSAIPVMPLYISLVYKVMKEEGTHEGCIEQLYRLYTEGLYTDAPRLDDVNRFRMDDKELRAETQAKIEKLWPEVTEENLFELTDYKGYADDFLKLFGFGVKGIDYDADTSPLVEADFK